A region of Pontiella agarivorans DNA encodes the following proteins:
- the era gene encoding GTPase Era has translation MVKGSAGRNAEKQISEYSLSGFPIPVKPARMNEQHPEVTDLGRSGVVAIVGRTNVGKSTLLNHLVEEKVSIVSDTVQTTRNVIRAILAEKRGQLVFLDTPGVHKAEGELGKNLNKAARSAVQGVDAILLVLDASAKPAMEDDGWFRRITREEVPVIVALNKSDRRYSCADQYREMWDEVKADRASDKEVSWMEVSALQGDQMPELLTALFETVPEGEPLFPDDILTDYPRKLNIADVIREKYFQRLEQELPHALAIWVEDIDEQEKKWTVEVAVMVERHSQKGIVIGNKGRLIKWVREQAEKELYEMYGVRFKLKLWVKVEKNWRKNFWILKKLGYA, from the coding sequence ATAGTTAAAGGGTCCGCAGGGCGCAACGCCGAAAAGCAAATCAGCGAATATTCTTTATCCGGTTTCCCAATCCCTGTAAAACCCGCGCGCATGAACGAACAGCATCCAGAAGTTACAGACCTCGGAAGGTCAGGCGTTGTGGCCATTGTCGGCCGTACCAATGTCGGCAAGTCGACCCTGCTGAACCATCTCGTCGAAGAGAAGGTCAGTATTGTCAGCGATACGGTCCAGACCACACGGAACGTGATCCGCGCGATACTCGCCGAAAAACGGGGGCAGCTTGTTTTTCTGGATACGCCCGGAGTGCACAAAGCCGAAGGGGAACTGGGTAAAAATCTCAACAAGGCTGCGCGTTCCGCCGTGCAGGGAGTGGATGCCATTCTGCTGGTGCTCGATGCCTCCGCAAAACCTGCGATGGAGGACGACGGCTGGTTTCGGCGCATTACCCGCGAAGAGGTGCCGGTGATTGTTGCTTTGAATAAATCCGACCGCCGCTACAGCTGCGCCGATCAATACCGCGAAATGTGGGACGAGGTTAAAGCTGATCGGGCTTCGGACAAAGAGGTCTCCTGGATGGAGGTTTCCGCGTTGCAGGGTGATCAGATGCCCGAGCTGCTTACGGCCCTGTTCGAAACTGTGCCGGAAGGGGAGCCGCTTTTTCCCGACGATATTCTGACCGACTATCCGCGGAAACTGAATATTGCCGATGTGATCCGAGAAAAATATTTTCAGCGTCTGGAACAGGAACTTCCGCACGCCCTGGCCATCTGGGTTGAGGACATTGATGAGCAGGAAAAGAAATGGACCGTTGAGGTTGCGGTGATGGTTGAGCGCCATTCCCAGAAAGGGATCGTTATCGGCAATAAAGGGCGCCTGATCAAATGGGTGCGCGAACAGGCCGAGAAAGAACTCTACGAAATGTACGGCGTCCGTTTTAAACTCAAGCTCTGGGTGAAGGTTGAAAAAAACTGGCGCAAGAACTTCTGGATTCTCAAAAAACTCGGCTATGCGTAA
- a CDS encoding peptide chain release factor family protein: MIKPEKWEKLRGWMNKLEIFEQDLEERFIRGSGKGGQKINKTSSCVQLCHRKSGVEIRCQRTRSQAENRYWARVDLCEQIEEQCLGEKSRKQQAIEKIRRQKRRRSRRAKARMLDDKSKQGQKKKMRGRVRPDD; encoded by the coding sequence ATGATTAAACCTGAGAAATGGGAAAAACTGCGCGGGTGGATGAATAAGCTGGAGATTTTCGAACAGGATCTCGAAGAGCGGTTTATCCGCGGATCCGGAAAAGGCGGGCAGAAGATTAATAAGACCTCTTCCTGTGTGCAGCTGTGCCATAGAAAAAGCGGCGTGGAAATCCGCTGCCAGCGAACCCGGTCGCAGGCGGAGAACCGTTATTGGGCCCGCGTGGATCTGTGTGAACAGATTGAAGAGCAATGCCTCGGTGAAAAAAGCAGAAAACAGCAGGCGATTGAAAAAATACGCCGCCAGAAACGCCGTCGTTCCCGGCGCGCGAAAGCACGTATGCTTGACGATAAATCGAAACAGGGTCAGAAGAAAAAAATGCGGGGGCGGGTCCGGCCCGACGATTAA
- a CDS encoding DUF1501 domain-containing protein: MKRREFIYTTAFGGTITLSASSLYANTSSVSDPVTVIIQLAGGNDGLNTVIPIDNDHYYNARPKLGIKPAAALKLNNTTGLHPNLGGFRTLYETGQLAIVEGVGYPDPNRSHFRSTEIWHTGSDSDTVEQYGWLGRYFDRYCAGQPASVGLAVGKQNPQAFSAAMPTGVTFSDPRRLAVKKARGDEELMRSMMGMDDDDEMSGGSIGALSGGGGTPATGTLDPLAYLEKTATEARISAQQIDTILKKVKPQRNYPQSRFAQELKVVSQLIRGGMPSKVYYLSRGGFDTHTNQAGAHANLMKEISEALLEFNIELENTGHNRRVAVMVYSEFGRRVKENASGGTDHGVAAPVFIMGGSVKGGFYGKRPGLAPDKLIKGDLAHTTDYRCIYATLLEKHMGVDSTPVLLKKFQPLEFI, from the coding sequence ATGAAAAGACGCGAATTCATCTACACCACAGCCTTCGGCGGAACCATTACCCTCTCCGCTTCCAGTCTTTACGCAAACACCTCATCAGTCTCCGATCCCGTCACGGTCATCATTCAGCTTGCCGGGGGCAACGACGGACTCAATACCGTCATCCCGATTGATAACGATCATTATTACAACGCCCGTCCGAAACTGGGCATTAAGCCCGCCGCTGCACTGAAACTCAACAACACCACAGGACTCCATCCCAACCTCGGCGGATTCAGAACCCTGTACGAAACCGGCCAGCTCGCCATCGTCGAGGGAGTAGGCTATCCCGATCCCAACCGCTCCCATTTCCGTTCCACCGAAATCTGGCATACCGGTTCCGACTCCGACACGGTTGAACAGTACGGCTGGCTCGGCCGCTATTTCGACCGCTACTGTGCCGGCCAGCCCGCCAGCGTCGGACTCGCCGTCGGCAAACAGAATCCGCAGGCGTTTTCCGCCGCCATGCCCACCGGGGTTACCTTCTCTGATCCCCGCCGGCTCGCCGTGAAAAAAGCGCGTGGCGATGAAGAACTGATGAGGAGTATGATGGGCATGGACGACGATGACGAAATGTCCGGCGGATCCATCGGTGCGCTTTCCGGCGGAGGAGGAACTCCGGCCACCGGAACACTTGACCCCCTCGCCTATCTTGAAAAAACGGCAACCGAGGCCCGAATCAGCGCACAGCAAATCGATACCATTCTTAAAAAGGTCAAACCGCAACGTAACTATCCGCAGAGTCGTTTTGCCCAGGAACTCAAAGTGGTCTCCCAGCTCATCCGCGGCGGCATGCCCTCGAAGGTCTACTATCTTTCGCGCGGCGGATTCGACACCCATACCAACCAGGCCGGAGCACACGCCAACCTGATGAAAGAGATTTCTGAAGCGCTGCTCGAATTCAACATCGAACTTGAAAACACCGGCCACAATCGGCGCGTTGCGGTCATGGTCTATTCCGAGTTCGGCCGCCGCGTCAAAGAAAATGCTTCCGGCGGAACCGACCACGGCGTCGCAGCTCCGGTCTTTATCATGGGCGGCTCAGTGAAAGGCGGTTTCTATGGAAAACGGCCCGGCCTCGCTCCCGACAAACTGATCAAGGGCGATCTCGCCCACACCACGGACTACCGATGCATTTACGCCACCCTGCTCGAAAAACATATGGGGGTGGACTCGACGCCGGTACTGCTGAAAAAATTCCAACCTCTGGAATTTATTTAA
- a CDS encoding DUF1800 domain-containing protein, protein MKKLEPQHWNHPCAAHLLARSGFGAPPDQISLAASRSLEDAVDALFQTPANITPPEWVTPEAAVKPDLQMLRALTDDERRRYRRKFQRETAQQQRELTGWWLERMISSPCPLQEKMTLFWHGHFATSIRKVRSAYMMYAQNQTLRRNAFGNWRQLITAVSQDPAMLVYLDNTRSRAGAPNENYARELMELFTLGEGRYTEDDIKEAARAFTGWMVHPKRYAFFNNVRNHDRKPKTFFGRTGNFTGHDIIRIILEQEKAAEFLVSRLWNFFAYENPSPDIVQELAAQFRDNDYELQPLLKSIFMSEAFYSPQAMHTQIKSPAQWLVGSCIALGIRKPDTSQSINALRSLGQELFAPPNVKGWDGGYAWITTSSLTSRYNLAKQLINQRKRLPPGEGKNDRRFGGYIVNTANVLPWDKRNSLEQARNHLELNVYQTVLSPADRSKIDGYFDHLNPVSDWTDSDVRNILHVLMSTPQYQLT, encoded by the coding sequence ATGAAAAAGCTCGAACCTCAACACTGGAATCACCCATGCGCGGCGCATCTGCTTGCGCGCAGCGGCTTCGGCGCGCCGCCGGATCAGATCAGCCTGGCCGCCTCCCGATCTCTGGAAGATGCCGTCGACGCGCTTTTTCAGACACCGGCAAATATCACCCCGCCGGAATGGGTTACCCCCGAGGCTGCCGTGAAACCGGATCTTCAGATGCTGCGCGCTCTCACCGACGACGAACGGCGACGCTACCGCCGAAAATTCCAGCGCGAAACTGCGCAACAGCAACGGGAACTGACCGGCTGGTGGCTCGAACGTATGATCAGTTCCCCCTGCCCGCTGCAGGAAAAAATGACTCTTTTCTGGCACGGCCACTTTGCCACCAGCATACGCAAAGTCCGCTCGGCCTATATGATGTATGCCCAGAACCAGACCCTGCGGCGCAACGCCTTCGGCAACTGGCGGCAACTCATCACCGCCGTTTCGCAGGATCCGGCCATGCTCGTTTACCTCGACAACACCCGTTCACGGGCCGGTGCCCCGAACGAAAACTATGCCCGCGAACTGATGGAACTCTTCACGCTCGGCGAAGGCCGGTATACCGAAGACGATATCAAGGAAGCCGCCCGCGCGTTCACCGGCTGGATGGTCCATCCGAAGCGATACGCGTTTTTCAATAATGTCAGGAATCACGACCGCAAACCGAAAACCTTCTTCGGCCGGACCGGTAACTTCACCGGCCACGACATCATCCGGATAATTCTGGAACAGGAAAAGGCTGCGGAATTTCTGGTTTCCAGACTCTGGAACTTTTTCGCTTATGAAAATCCCTCCCCGGATATCGTGCAGGAACTCGCCGCACAGTTCCGCGACAATGATTATGAACTGCAGCCATTGCTCAAAAGCATATTCATGAGCGAAGCCTTCTACAGCCCGCAAGCCATGCACACACAAATCAAAAGTCCGGCCCAATGGCTCGTCGGCTCCTGCATCGCCCTCGGCATCCGGAAACCCGACACCAGCCAAAGCATCAATGCCCTGCGCAGCCTCGGACAGGAACTGTTCGCACCGCCCAATGTCAAAGGCTGGGACGGCGGCTACGCCTGGATCACCACCTCTTCACTGACCTCGCGCTACAACCTCGCAAAACAGTTGATCAACCAACGCAAACGGCTTCCGCCCGGCGAAGGTAAAAACGACCGACGTTTCGGAGGATATATCGTCAATACCGCCAACGTGCTGCCCTGGGACAAAAGGAACAGTCTCGAACAGGCGCGCAACCACCTTGAACTGAACGTTTATCAAACCGTTCTCTCTCCGGCCGACCGCAGCAAAATCGACGGTTATTTTGACCACCTCAATCCGGTCAGCGACTGGACAGATTCCGATGTCCGGAATATCCTGCATGTCTTGATGAGTACCCCGCAATATCAGCTCACTTAG
- a CDS encoding peptidylprolyl isomerase, whose product MRSACKFLVIVALPLSAFSQFLPGAQPQPQQPVSIEIDGYAAKVNDRVITRGEVREAMAPALPEIYRQFQGPQLEEELQKAFNKAREEIIERVLIMEAFEERGGMIPDQYVNDEIKRVINDRFKGDKAMFEQQLAEQKKTREEYADMIREQMAVGMMTSEEVSRRARITPEQIREEYESHKETYFIPEKVKYSIIVLNKGTTPEDQAVKLEEAQKIRKKLIDGADFSETAKAVSEGSRAADGGAFPWLQPKDVREELREPLRSQPVGEISEIIETDTQLYILKVDARRQPGYKPFDEVRNDIKNILTAKERARLRARWIERLKANNYIVIYD is encoded by the coding sequence ATGAGATCTGCCTGTAAATTTTTAGTCATCGTCGCACTCCCGCTAAGCGCATTTTCCCAGTTTCTTCCCGGTGCTCAGCCTCAGCCCCAGCAGCCGGTTTCGATTGAAATCGACGGCTATGCCGCAAAGGTGAACGACCGCGTGATCACACGCGGCGAAGTACGCGAAGCCATGGCCCCGGCCCTTCCCGAAATCTACCGCCAGTTCCAGGGCCCCCAGCTCGAGGAGGAACTTCAGAAAGCCTTCAACAAAGCGCGTGAAGAAATCATTGAACGCGTGCTGATCATGGAAGCATTTGAAGAACGCGGCGGAATGATTCCCGACCAGTATGTGAACGACGAAATCAAGCGCGTGATCAATGACCGCTTCAAGGGCGATAAAGCCATGTTTGAGCAGCAGCTGGCCGAACAGAAAAAAACACGCGAGGAATATGCCGATATGATCCGCGAACAAATGGCTGTCGGCATGATGACCAGCGAAGAAGTATCCCGCCGTGCCCGTATTACACCGGAACAGATTCGCGAAGAATACGAGAGCCACAAAGAAACCTACTTTATTCCGGAAAAAGTTAAATACAGCATCATCGTGCTTAACAAAGGCACCACGCCCGAAGATCAGGCGGTGAAACTCGAAGAGGCACAGAAAATCCGGAAAAAGCTGATCGATGGCGCCGATTTTTCCGAAACCGCCAAAGCGGTCTCTGAAGGCAGTCGCGCTGCCGACGGCGGCGCATTCCCCTGGCTGCAGCCCAAAGATGTTCGCGAAGAACTGCGGGAACCCCTGCGCAGTCAGCCGGTCGGCGAAATCAGTGAAATTATTGAGACCGACACCCAGCTGTATATTCTGAAAGTGGATGCCCGGCGCCAGCCGGGATACAAACCGTTTGATGAAGTCCGCAACGACATCAAAAACATTCTCACCGCGAAAGAACGCGCGCGTCTGCGGGCCCGCTGGATTGAACGGCTGAAGGCAAATAATTACATCGTAATCTACGATTAA
- a CDS encoding CPBP family intramembrane glutamic endopeptidase — protein sequence MEESASIWQQALQWFLLIGGGMALVGVIAHEKRHPADRHQLTDTLAGRSWEPRQVFILLATLVMLYLAAGFTGQFFQGERRQMLPYVQLLVTLIIYAVLMLEAGIISRIRGGSWTQNLGVDASSFRKIRLVPLIYLATIPLIIVASKLYQLLLTFILRNEPEVQEVVEIVSRDMSLLKMLYIGMAVFAAPVYEELLYRGVFLPYMVKRSNLAVGTVLGSVLFAVMHNNAASLISLLLLSAVLSLAYWRTGSLWVSIGVHMLFNAVTIIALNI from the coding sequence ATGGAAGAGTCCGCATCTATCTGGCAACAGGCCCTGCAATGGTTTCTCCTCATCGGCGGAGGAATGGCATTGGTCGGCGTTATTGCACACGAAAAACGGCATCCGGCCGACCGGCATCAGCTCACCGACACGCTGGCCGGCCGATCCTGGGAACCCCGTCAGGTCTTCATTCTGCTGGCTACATTGGTCATGCTATATCTCGCCGCCGGTTTTACCGGACAGTTTTTCCAGGGAGAACGGCGGCAGATGCTGCCCTACGTCCAACTGCTCGTCACCCTGATTATTTATGCCGTCCTTATGCTGGAAGCCGGCATCATCAGCCGTATCCGCGGCGGAAGCTGGACACAGAATCTGGGTGTTGACGCTTCCAGCTTCCGGAAAATCAGGCTCGTTCCCCTCATCTATCTGGCCACCATTCCGCTGATCATCGTCGCATCAAAACTCTATCAGCTACTGCTGACTTTCATCCTCAGAAACGAACCGGAGGTGCAGGAAGTTGTCGAAATTGTTTCGCGCGACATGAGTCTGCTGAAAATGCTGTATATCGGCATGGCCGTATTCGCGGCCCCGGTGTATGAAGAACTGCTCTACCGCGGAGTCTTTCTACCCTACATGGTCAAACGCTCCAACCTGGCCGTCGGCACTGTGCTGGGATCCGTCCTGTTTGCAGTCATGCACAACAATGCCGCCTCCCTGATCTCGCTGCTGCTGCTATCCGCCGTTTTAAGTCTGGCTTACTGGCGCACCGGCTCGCTGTGGGTCAGCATCGGTGTGCATATGCTCTTCAATGCCGTCACGATTATCGCCCTGAATATATAG